One genomic segment of Helianthus annuus cultivar XRQ/B chromosome 14, HanXRQr2.0-SUNRISE, whole genome shotgun sequence includes these proteins:
- the LOC110903718 gene encoding gamma aminobutyrate transaminase 1, mitochondrial — protein sequence MNSLLRRATAQIVSHTKNVGGSRIILARWTSTEAVQSDEGFKGHGMLAPFTAGWQTSDLHPLVIERSKGSYVYDINGKKYLDSLAGLWCTALGGSEPRLVDAATKQLNTLPFYHSFWNRTTKPSLDLAKELLEMFTASKMKKVFFTNSGSEANDTQVKLVWYYNNALGRPNKKKFIARSKSYHGSTLISASLSGLSPLHQNFDLPSPFVLHTDCPHYWRFHLPGETEEQFSTRLATNLENLIIKEGPETIAAFIAEPVMGAGGVIPPPEGYFEKIQAVVKKYDILFIADEVICAFGRLGTMFGCDKYNIKPDLVSVAKALSSAYVPIGAVLVSPEVADVISSQSNKLGALSHGFTYSGHPVACAVALEALKIYQERNIVEQVNSVAPKFQDGLKAFSSSPIIGEIRGTGLILATEFADNKSPDTPFPPEWGIGAYFGAQCAEHGMLVRIAGDNIMMSPPFIITPDEIDELISIYGKALKATEKKVEELKSQH from the exons ATGAACAGTCTTTTGCGACGAGCTACCGCACAG ATCGTTTCGCACACGAAAAATGTTGGAGGATCAAGGATTATCTTGGCTAGGTGGACTAGTACAGAAGCGGTTCAAAGTGATGAGGG GTTCAAGGGACATGGTATGTTAGCTCCTTTTACTGCTGGGTGGCAGACCAGTGATTTACACCCCTTGGTGATAGAGAGGTCTAAG GGTTCATATGTCTATGATATCAATGGGAAGAAGTATCTCGATTCTCTTGCTGGTCTATGGTGCACAGCTTTAG GGGGCAGTGAACCGCGTCTTGTTGATGCTGCAACCAAACAGCTAAATACTTTACCATTCTACCACTCGTTTTGGAATCGTACCACAAAACCCTCACTG GATCTTGCAAAAGAACTTCTTGAAATGTTTACAGCTAGTAAAATGAAGAAagttttcttcacaaacagtggCTCAGAAGCTAACGACACTCAG GTGAAACTGGTATGGTATTACAATAATGCACTCGGAAGGCCAAACAAGAAGAAGTTTATTGCTAGATCCAAATC ATACCATGGGTCGACTCTCATATCAGCTAGTCTTTCCGG CCTTTCTCCATTGCATCAGAATTTTGATCTTCCTTCTCCCTTTGTATTGCATACTGATTGTCCTCATTATTGGCGGTTTCATCTTCCAG GTGAAACGGAGGAACAGTTTTCAACCAGACTAGCAACCAATTTGGAAAATTTGATCATCAAAGAGGGGCCAGAAACG ATTGCTGCATTTATTGCAGAGCCTGTAATGGGAGCAGGAGGTGTGATACCTCCACCTGAAGGTTATTTTGAGAAG ATTCAGGCTGTTGTGAAAAAGTACGATATTCTATTCATTGCAGATGAG GTAATCTGTGCATTTGGGAGGCTTGGAACTATGTTTGGTTGTGATAAGTACAACATCAAGCCTGATCTTGTCTCCGTAGCCAAG GCACTTTCCTCTGCATATGTGCCCATTGGAGCCGTTCTTGTTAGCCCAGAAGTTGCAGATGTTATATCTTCCCAGAGCAATAAACTCG GTGCACTTAGTCATGGATTTACCTATTCTGGACATCCAGTGGCATGTGCTGTCGCATTGGAAGCCCTCAAAATTTATCA GGAGAGAAACATTGTTGAGCAAGTCAATAGCGTGGCCCCAAAGTTTCAAGACGGTTTAAAAGCATTTTCCTCAAGTCCTATTATTGGAGAG ATTCGTGGAACGGGTTTGATTTTGGCTACCGAATTTGCTGATAACAAGTCACCTGACACCCCGTTCCCTCCTGAATGGG GGATAGGTGCATATTTTGGAGCACAGTGTGCAGAACACGGGATGTTGGTGCGGATTGCTGGTGACAACATAATGATGTCTCCACCTTTTATAATCACCCCTGATGAAATCGACGAG TTGATAAGCATCTATGGGAAAGCGCTAAAGGCAACTGAAAAGAAGGTGGAGGAACTGAAATCTCAGCATTAA